From Synoicihabitans lomoniglobus, the proteins below share one genomic window:
- a CDS encoding Gfo/Idh/MocA family protein has protein sequence MKVALLGLHHPHSVILWRTLDALPEVTRIALWNDNPAADDAMLPDGPSRAKTSPPTCDLSTVLADPALSFVVLCVRHDIVADIAQQVVAAGKHLLVEKPAGLTSHEIRALQDGADCARVTASVLYVRRHHPCVVAARKLVQAGTLGVPLSVESRFLTTQVQFRDPSSWLFQRARSGGGVLLWLGCHCLDLMQYVAGDDITAVGAMMATRSGEPIDVEDIAALTLRFRSGAVGTFHAGYTLAFSGAGYVNLTGYDAYFGYNARQGRLIWPDLESRLIVEKLRPSGESPRQEERFDQPSSNLYGGQAGVQFFRQFIAAIAGEVPPPAPLSAALRTALIVEAAETASREGRVVAVAAEPITPQPSSD, from the coding sequence GTGAAAGTCGCGCTACTCGGCCTGCACCACCCCCATTCCGTCATTCTGTGGCGGACGCTCGACGCTTTGCCGGAGGTAACCCGCATCGCCCTGTGGAATGACAACCCCGCAGCCGACGACGCTATGTTGCCCGACGGCCCTTCCCGCGCCAAAACGTCGCCTCCCACCTGCGACCTGAGCACGGTCTTGGCCGACCCCGCGCTATCGTTTGTGGTTCTGTGCGTGCGACACGACATCGTGGCGGATATCGCCCAACAAGTGGTGGCCGCCGGCAAACACCTCCTCGTGGAAAAGCCCGCCGGACTGACCTCACATGAAATCCGCGCGCTCCAGGACGGAGCCGATTGCGCGCGGGTAACAGCCTCGGTGCTTTATGTTCGCCGCCATCATCCCTGCGTCGTCGCCGCTCGCAAATTGGTGCAAGCTGGAACGCTGGGCGTGCCCCTCTCCGTCGAGTCCCGTTTTCTCACCACCCAGGTGCAGTTTCGCGATCCCTCCTCGTGGTTGTTTCAACGTGCCCGGTCGGGCGGCGGGGTGTTGCTCTGGCTCGGATGTCACTGCCTCGACCTGATGCAATATGTGGCAGGGGACGACATCACGGCAGTGGGTGCGATGATGGCCACGCGTTCGGGAGAGCCCATCGATGTTGAAGACATCGCCGCGTTGACCCTGCGATTCCGTTCCGGCGCGGTGGGCACCTTTCATGCGGGCTACACCCTCGCGTTCAGCGGCGCGGGTTATGTCAATCTCACGGGCTATGACGCATACTTCGGTTACAACGCCCGGCAGGGTCGACTGATCTGGCCCGATCTCGAATCCCGCCTGATCGTTGAAAAGTTGCGCCCGTCCGGCGAGTCACCGCGCCAGGAGGAGCGGTTTGATCAGCCGTCGTCGAATCTTTACGGAGGACAGGCCGGCGTTCAGTTCTTCCGCCAGTTCATCGCCGCCATCGCCGGTGAGGTGCCTCCCCCGGCGCCGCTCAGCGCGGCCCTGCGCACGGCCTTGATCGTGGAGGCCGCCGAAACGGCCTCGCGCGAAGGTCGGGTGGTGGCGGTCGCCGCGGAGCCGATCACTCCGCAGCCATCATCGGACTGA
- a CDS encoding Gfo/Idh/MocA family protein gives MKPIRFGLLGSGFMGRTHAEAVRRADDAELVAVAQGSRAEGLAKRYDVAWEADAAALLRRPDVDAVIISTPHHLHADAGVAAMQAGKHVLIEKPLATTLVDCDRLAEAATAHDRVLAVGYHQRFRYNNRMACDWIRNGRMGKLTVAQVSMPMFASKIQTGGFGGDWAWWNDPKSVGHLFNSVPHAIDLLRWFTGTEVATVSAFCRTLLPDVPVEDTTLTMFEMSGGTMGSLFSSRALPAPSFPGEDFRFRLMGESGLLDLDPTHQLLASDAAGWRTIATQARINHEGADTAFGDVRMQAYRDQISAFIDAVRGIPSEVGRWADGRAGVAACVAMLESSDQRRWVSPMMAAE, from the coding sequence ATGAAACCAATACGATTTGGCCTGTTGGGATCAGGATTCATGGGCCGCACGCATGCCGAAGCGGTGCGGCGGGCCGACGATGCCGAACTGGTGGCGGTGGCGCAGGGATCCCGAGCGGAGGGTTTGGCGAAACGCTATGACGTGGCGTGGGAAGCCGATGCGGCGGCGCTGCTGCGGCGACCCGATGTGGATGCGGTGATCATTTCGACGCCTCATCATTTGCATGCCGACGCCGGGGTGGCGGCGATGCAGGCGGGCAAGCACGTGTTGATAGAGAAACCCCTGGCTACCACGCTGGTCGATTGTGATCGGTTGGCGGAAGCGGCGACGGCCCACGACCGGGTGTTGGCGGTCGGCTATCATCAACGGTTTCGTTACAATAACCGCATGGCCTGTGATTGGATCCGGAATGGGCGCATGGGGAAACTCACCGTGGCCCAGGTTTCCATGCCGATGTTTGCCTCCAAGATTCAAACCGGAGGCTTTGGCGGAGATTGGGCCTGGTGGAATGATCCCAAAAGCGTGGGCCATCTGTTCAACAGTGTGCCCCACGCCATCGATCTGTTGCGATGGTTCACGGGCACCGAGGTGGCCACGGTGTCAGCCTTCTGCCGCACGTTGTTGCCGGACGTCCCGGTTGAGGACACGACATTGACCATGTTTGAAATGTCGGGCGGAACGATGGGGTCGTTGTTTTCCAGCCGCGCGCTTCCGGCTCCCTCGTTTCCGGGCGAGGATTTTCGGTTTCGGCTCATGGGGGAAAGCGGGCTGCTCGATCTCGATCCGACCCACCAACTGCTGGCCTCGGACGCTGCGGGATGGCGCACGATTGCCACGCAGGCCCGCATCAACCATGAAGGCGCGGACACCGCGTTTGGCGATGTGCGCATGCAGGCCTACCGGGATCAGATCAGTGCGTTCATCGATGCCGTGCGCGGCATTCCGTCGGAAGTGGGGCGGTGGGCTGATGGACGCGCCGGTGTCGCGGCGTGTGTGGCGATGCTCGAATCTTCGGACCAACGCCGATGGGTCAGTCCGATGATGGCTGCGGAGTGA
- a CDS encoding Ldh family oxidoreductase, whose translation MNTLFSARNPIGRVSPAWWGDFGQKLLVKVGVPSRHAAIVVTSLVEANLRGVDSHGMQMLLVYLQQLRAGGINPRASGGVERSDGVCLRYDGGNGLGQVVADRCVELVRQKVTEHGLAMVVARRSNHFGTGAWWAEKLARAGYIGIVMSNACPAVAPWQGLTPTLGTNPLCVAMPGEVTGARWLLDMATTTVALGKVSDALHRGESSIPASWGFWDEQGRPTTDPHAAQRGSPTPIGGYKGTGLAIMVELLTAGLSGGSMATELPVYRTGGDPLGISHTFIAVDPRRFLGEGEFESRVDRLGAMVKAAAPRPPHEEVLLAGEPEWRCRAERVTAGIPVPAELWRRFQAVANELGVETPPR comes from the coding sequence ATGAATACTTTATTCTCTGCCCGTAACCCCATCGGCCGCGTCTCGCCGGCCTGGTGGGGTGATTTCGGGCAAAAACTGCTGGTGAAAGTCGGCGTGCCGTCCCGCCACGCCGCGATTGTCGTCACCTCGCTGGTGGAAGCGAATTTACGGGGGGTGGATTCCCACGGGATGCAGATGTTGCTGGTTTACCTCCAACAGCTCCGAGCGGGCGGGATCAACCCGCGGGCGTCCGGTGGCGTGGAACGGAGTGACGGGGTCTGTCTGCGTTATGATGGCGGTAATGGACTGGGTCAGGTGGTGGCCGACCGCTGTGTCGAGTTGGTGCGGCAGAAGGTGACGGAACACGGCCTGGCGATGGTGGTGGCACGTCGGTCCAACCATTTCGGCACCGGAGCGTGGTGGGCGGAGAAACTGGCCCGGGCCGGATACATTGGCATCGTGATGAGCAACGCGTGTCCGGCGGTCGCGCCGTGGCAGGGGCTCACGCCGACTTTGGGCACGAATCCGCTTTGCGTCGCCATGCCAGGTGAGGTGACCGGGGCGCGCTGGTTGCTCGATATGGCGACCACCACTGTGGCGCTGGGCAAGGTCTCTGATGCGCTGCACCGCGGCGAATCATCGATCCCGGCGTCGTGGGGATTTTGGGATGAACAGGGTCGGCCCACCACGGACCCCCATGCGGCCCAGCGAGGATCGCCGACCCCAATCGGTGGATACAAAGGCACGGGTCTGGCCATTATGGTGGAATTGCTTACCGCCGGTCTGAGTGGGGGCTCGATGGCGACGGAGTTACCCGTGTATCGCACTGGCGGGGACCCTCTGGGCATCAGTCATACTTTCATCGCGGTCGACCCCCGGCGATTCCTGGGGGAAGGGGAGTTTGAGTCGCGCGTTGATCGTCTGGGCGCGATGGTGAAGGCGGCGGCCCCCCGGCCGCCGCATGAGGAAGTGCTGCTGGCCGGGGAACCGGAATGGAGGTGTCGCGCAGAGCGGGTGACGGCGGGCATTCCCGTGCCGGCGGAACTGTGGCGGCGGTTTCAGGCCGTGGCGAATGAACTGGGGGTCGAGACCCCACCGCGTTGA
- a CDS encoding HpcH/HpaI aldolase family protein, with product MRQSLVRSRLTRQQPARIVCMYYPTAMLPAHAARCGFDAVWLDTEHNTWDRRELQRIIALHHLANIDCIIRTGSRHPTELYHLLEDGATGLMIPLVKTPEEARALVDAVKFPPLGQRGLDGASLDNNFYLDGTESYPESANTETLLIVQIESPEALGNLDAIASTPGVDGLFIGPGDLALRLGCPIDWNDPAMIAAEDAVAAAAAKHGIAWGRPAGTPEQITRVAAKGGRLIAHGSDFGSVITGLQQCAAHLSTALSAS from the coding sequence ATGCGCCAATCCCTCGTTCGTTCCCGACTTACTCGTCAGCAGCCCGCGCGAATCGTGTGCATGTATTACCCCACCGCCATGCTGCCCGCCCACGCGGCCCGCTGTGGCTTCGACGCCGTCTGGCTCGACACCGAGCACAACACCTGGGACCGCCGGGAGCTGCAGCGCATAATCGCCCTGCACCATCTGGCCAACATCGATTGCATTATCCGCACCGGATCACGCCACCCGACCGAACTCTACCACTTGCTCGAAGACGGTGCCACCGGTCTGATGATCCCATTGGTCAAAACCCCTGAGGAAGCGCGCGCCCTAGTCGATGCGGTCAAATTCCCTCCGCTCGGCCAACGCGGCCTCGATGGCGCGAGTCTCGACAACAACTTCTATCTCGACGGAACCGAATCGTATCCGGAATCCGCCAACACCGAAACCTTGCTCATCGTCCAAATCGAGTCGCCCGAAGCGCTCGGCAACCTGGACGCCATCGCGAGCACGCCCGGGGTCGACGGACTGTTCATCGGTCCCGGCGATTTGGCCCTGCGACTGGGTTGCCCCATCGATTGGAATGATCCCGCCATGATCGCAGCCGAAGATGCCGTCGCCGCCGCCGCCGCCAAACATGGTATCGCCTGGGGTCGGCCCGCCGGCACTCCAGAGCAGATCACACGCGTGGCCGCCAAGGGTGGACGACTCATCGCCCACGGCAGTGATTTCGGATCCGTCATTACGGGCCTGCAACAATGCGCCGCTCATCTCTCCACCGCCCTGTCCGCGTCATGA
- a CDS encoding SGNH/GDSL hydrolase family protein, translating into MIRLARRGSVVFIAWLSLTASFMSAADTSPDLALIRARLTDTQRPLTWVMTGDSITQGAKWLGSTRSYPEQFEEVVRWHLQRRRDFFINTAISGERTDGLLADFSWRVSRFQPDVVSLMIGMNDAVAGPDGRAAYEANLRTLIASIRALGAIPVLHRTNPIDTAAEGARSRADLPAYNAIIATVATDTGTVLIDHWNTWQAHHPTLDARRQWLADPIHPNTVGHTAFTAALLEVLGIDAPTPSDPN; encoded by the coding sequence ATGATCCGCTTGGCCCGGCGCGGCAGTGTCGTGTTCATCGCGTGGCTAAGCCTGACCGCTTCATTCATGTCCGCCGCCGACACCTCCCCCGACCTCGCCCTCATTCGTGCCCGTCTGACGGATACACAGCGTCCGCTCACCTGGGTGATGACCGGCGACTCCATCACGCAGGGCGCCAAGTGGCTCGGGTCGACGCGTTCCTACCCGGAACAGTTCGAAGAGGTGGTGCGCTGGCACCTCCAACGGCGTCGGGATTTTTTCATCAACACCGCGATTTCAGGCGAGCGGACCGACGGACTGCTGGCCGATTTCTCCTGGCGAGTCAGCCGATTCCAGCCCGATGTCGTTTCGCTGATGATCGGGATGAACGACGCTGTCGCCGGCCCGGACGGCCGGGCGGCCTACGAAGCCAACCTGCGCACTTTGATCGCATCCATCCGTGCCCTCGGTGCCATACCCGTGCTGCATCGCACCAACCCCATCGATACCGCTGCCGAGGGGGCGCGCTCCCGGGCCGATTTACCCGCTTACAACGCCATCATCGCCACCGTCGCGACCGACACCGGCACCGTGTTGATCGACCATTGGAACACTTGGCAGGCGCATCACCCGACCCTCGATGCCCGCCGCCAGTGGCTGGCCGACCCCATCCACCCCAACACCGTCGGCCACACCGCGTTCACTGCTGCGCTGTTGGAGGTATTGGGAATTGATGCGCCAACCCCTTCGGACCCGAACTAA
- a CDS encoding arylsulfatase has protein sequence MNVVRSSAFVWFLGVFGGLAAMADKPNIVMIVADDLGFSDLGAYGGEIDTPNLDRLAAEGARFTQFYNNAVCVVTRASLYTGRYPRQGQGPLLDEESITLAEALQEAGYATSLIGKWHLGDAAPRRPIDRGFASTYGVLSGACNFFDPNEPDPEFYAGNPGHHRPFVRNGEPVTSFPPDYYTTDAFSTEAVDRIESAAAAGRPFFVNLCYTAPHFPLQAPADEIARQKGRYAEGYDVLRERRYARLLEIGIIDADTASLSPKDPSTSDFRYDYDVTPWEVLAPEARAWEERRMEIYAAMVVRMDRGIGEVMAALNATGQRENTIVMFFSDNGGCASMPEASRMDQYMAYNASASTLGAVDSYEFVGPGWGWAQNAPFRRHKVWNYEGGICTPMIVRWPGALAAGEIRREIGHVVDLMPTLLALAGAELREENEALSLEGRNLLPVWRGEQSDVRSEPLCWELFGNRAVRDGRWKLVWSVSAARWELYDLETDRSETRDLAASEPAQLQRLAAVWQAWAEQVDAPRP, from the coding sequence ATGAATGTTGTTCGCTCCTCCGCTTTTGTCTGGTTCCTGGGAGTGTTCGGCGGCTTGGCCGCGATGGCGGATAAGCCCAACATTGTTATGATCGTGGCCGATGACCTCGGCTTCTCCGACCTCGGAGCCTACGGAGGTGAGATCGATACCCCGAATCTGGATCGACTGGCGGCGGAAGGCGCTCGGTTTACCCAATTCTACAACAACGCGGTCTGTGTTGTCACCCGGGCTTCACTCTACACCGGACGGTATCCCCGGCAGGGACAGGGGCCGCTATTGGATGAGGAGTCTATCACGTTGGCCGAGGCGCTGCAGGAGGCCGGTTATGCGACCAGCCTGATCGGCAAATGGCATCTGGGCGACGCCGCGCCCCGTCGCCCAATCGACCGGGGATTTGCCTCGACCTACGGCGTGTTGAGCGGGGCGTGCAATTTCTTCGATCCCAACGAACCCGACCCGGAGTTTTATGCCGGCAATCCCGGGCATCACCGGCCCTTTGTGCGGAATGGTGAGCCGGTGACTTCGTTTCCTCCGGACTACTACACTACCGATGCGTTTTCGACCGAGGCGGTGGACCGCATCGAGTCGGCGGCGGCGGCGGGTCGCCCGTTTTTTGTCAACCTGTGTTACACCGCGCCGCATTTTCCCCTGCAGGCGCCGGCCGACGAAATCGCCCGCCAAAAAGGGCGCTACGCGGAAGGCTACGATGTGTTGCGAGAGCGCCGCTACGCGCGGTTGCTTGAAATCGGTATTATTGATGCGGATACCGCGTCGCTTTCGCCGAAGGATCCCTCGACGAGTGATTTTCGCTACGACTACGACGTCACGCCTTGGGAGGTCCTTGCGCCCGAGGCCCGCGCATGGGAAGAGCGCCGTATGGAAATCTACGCCGCGATGGTGGTGCGGATGGATCGGGGCATCGGAGAGGTGATGGCGGCGCTCAATGCCACCGGGCAGCGGGAGAATACCATCGTGATGTTTTTCTCCGACAACGGCGGCTGTGCGAGTATGCCGGAAGCCAGTCGGATGGATCAGTATATGGCCTACAACGCGTCCGCTTCCACACTGGGAGCGGTCGACAGCTATGAGTTTGTCGGGCCGGGCTGGGGTTGGGCGCAGAACGCCCCGTTTCGCCGCCATAAGGTGTGGAACTACGAGGGGGGCATATGCACGCCGATGATCGTGCGCTGGCCGGGAGCATTGGCGGCCGGGGAAATTCGACGAGAGATCGGCCACGTGGTCGACTTGATGCCGACGTTGCTGGCGTTGGCCGGAGCAGAGCTTCGGGAGGAGAATGAAGCCCTCTCGCTGGAGGGCCGCAATCTGCTGCCGGTCTGGCGGGGGGAACAGTCGGATGTGCGGTCCGAACCGTTGTGCTGGGAGTTGTTCGGGAACCGGGCGGTGCGTGACGGACGGTGGAAATTGGTCTGGAGCGTGAGTGCGGCGCGCTGGGAACTCTATGATTTGGAGACGGATCGATCCGAAACCCGGGATTTGGCGGCGAGCGAGCCCGCGCAGCTGCAACGTCTGGCGGCCGTGTGGCAGGCGTGGGCGGAGCAAGTCGACGCCCCCCGTCCTTAG